A segment of the Peptoclostridium acidaminophilum DSM 3953 genome:
TCGTCAAGCACATATGAATATCTTTTTATCTCATAATCGGTGGTGGTGAACTGGCTTATTGATGCTCTTGCAACCTGCTCAGCCGTTTCTCCCAGAGAATCCGATATTACGTATATAACCAAATGATTCATATTGCGTCCTCCATATTTATTCTCCTGCTAGCTCAACGAAAAATCTAGCTATATTTATCTTTGAAATTTTCCCCAAAATCTTGTAGCCTTCTTTTCCGTCCTCTCTCTTGACATGCTCAACTACAGGGACTGAATCGACCTCGTGCTCTATTATTTTTCGAGCCACGTCTGATATGTTCTCATCAGGAAAAGCCATTACTATGTTGGGCCTCCTGGTCATTATTATACCCACGGGAATCTTGTTTATGTCAATTCCGCCTATAGCATTTTTGAGCAGGTCCTTTCTTGAAACTACTCCTGTCAGGAATCCCCCATCTGTGACAAATACGCTTCCTGTATCCTCTAGGAATATTGTCACTATCGTATCGTACACCGTGGCCTCCTCGCCGACAACCACAGGGAGACTCATAAGATCCTCCACTTTTTTGGACCTTAGCTTCTTGGCTATAAGGTTGTTTTCATCTATGCCCACATAGAAATATCCCACCTTGGGCCTTGCATCCAGTATGCCTGACATTGTAAGTATCGCAAGGTCTGGACGCAACGTCGCCCTAGTGACACTTAGCAGTGTCGCTATCTGCTCACTAGTAATAGGGCCGCTTTGCTTGACAATTTCTATAATCTTCAACTGCCTGTCTGTCAATTGTATTTTAATCACCTCTTTGCAATGTGATATACTATTTATATAGTGTATATTATAAATCTATTATCATAAAATGTAAATAATCTATAGGCAACAATTTGACAAAAATAAAACCTCCTGTCTCCAGAAGGTTTTATTTTTGTCTATTCCTTGTCTTTTTCAGACTCTTCTTTTTTTTCTTCCTCGGCTTTTTCTTCTTCGGAGCACTCTTCAGACTTCTTGCCTAAGTTCATTTTTTCCTTCATCTCACATATTTTTTCTTCAGTCATGTCGTTAAGGTCGACCACTTCGCCGTCGTCTTTTACTATCTTTATCTTGTACTTGGCAAATACTGCTGCTGAAACCCCTATCATTGCCGCTATTGGAGCCAATATTAGCCCCAGGGCGCCTATTGTCACCGGAAGATTCAAAAGTACATCTCCATCCTTTTCCAGTATGACTCTTGTGACATTCCCCTTTTCAAGAACTTCCTTGAGCTTGTCTATGGCCTCGCCGCTCTTTTCACTTATTTTAGCGTTCATATCCTCAAACTTGCCCTTGCTGCCCTTCTTTTCAAGCGCTATTATGGCTTCTATAACGTCGCCCTCTGCACTCGATAGTGCATTTCTGGCCTCCTCGTAGCTTGCCCCTGTTCTTTCCACAATCCTGTCAATCTTTTCAAGAGTTATTTCGTTATCCATATTCACTGCCCCCTCATCAAACAATTTGTTTTATTTTCAATAGGTTGTCTGCTCTTCATAGCCATCTACATTTGCTCTGAGGCAAAGTCTCAAAACCTTTTTTAACTGTCCGACTATGAATGGCGACACCTTGGCCTTGACGCAGATGTTAAACTCGCTTCCTGTGATGTATCTCATCAGTTCAAGTGTTGTCGGATCTATGCGCATGTGAGGCTGGCCCTCGCTGGCACAATCGCTGCATATGCAGCTTCCATTTTCAGGCTGAATCAAGTTGCCTATCCCGTCCTTGCTGCCGCAGCTTACACATTTTGTGACCTCGGGCCTGTAGCCGATGTAGTCCAGGTATTTAAGCTCAAATAGTCTCGTTACATACTCGAAATCATACTCCTTGTACGCATAGCAGTAGAGCGTCTTTAGCAGCAGCGCAAAAAGCCGGTTGTTCGTCTGGTTCTCGACCACCACGTTTTTCGTCAGGTTGAGCACATACGAAGCATACGAGAGGGTTTTCAAGTCCTTCGATATATCAAAGAAGGTATCCTTGACATCGCACTGGCTTATATTAAACATTGAGGATGACTTATAGAGCATATAGCTTCCGTATGTAAACGGCTGTGAACACGCAAGCAGCTTGCTGTTGCTCCTTCTCGAGCCTTTTGCTATTGCCGACACCTTCCCCAGCTTTTTTGTGAAAAGTATTAGTATGCTGTCTGAGTCTGAATATCTTATGTTTTTTAATACCACTGCATCAGTTTCTATAAACATGTTATTACCGCCTTATATTTTTTTATACCCACTTTTGTGCAGGTATAAAACTCAAAAAAACACAAAGACCCGTGTAGGGTCATTGCTACGCTTGCAAAAGAATAAGCGTTGTAAGTGTGAAATATATTGTTATGCCTGTAATGTCGAGCGCTGTTGATATGAATGGCGCAGATGCCACAGCCGGGTCTATTCCCCACTTTTTAAACAGTATTGGCACCACAGTTCCTATTGTAGCAGCAGTTATCATGTTTGCCGCCATGGAAATGCCTACCACTATACCCAGTCTTATGTTATTCATCCAGAAAAAAGCCACAGCGCACACCAGGAGACTGCATATCGTCCCTACGCACACTCCCACGCTCATCTCCTGGAATATGGTCCTTAGGCTTTTGCCGGCATCAACATTGCCGGTGGCAAGCCCCCTGACAGTCAGTGTTGATGACTGTGTGCCCACATTACCTCCCATGCCTGTAAGCAATGGCATGAAAAACGCTACTGCCGCATAGCTGTTTAGTGTGTCTTCGTAGCGGCTGAGGATTGTTGCCGACATGATCCCTCCAAAGAGTGTCACTATGAGCCATGGCAGCCTTGCCTTGACCGACGAGAATATCCTTATACTGATTTTGTCCTCTTCGTATAGCTCCGCTTCGGCCTCCATTGTTCCCGCGAACTTGTATATGTCCTCTGTTGCCTCTTCCTCTAGGACGTCCATTATGTCGTCAAATGTTATTATGCCTCGAAGCCTGCCGTTTGTGTCGGTAACAGGTATTGCGAGCAGGTCATACTTTTTAACTACTCTTGCTACCTCTTCCTGGTCGTCGTTTATGTTTACATATATGATGCTTTCGCTCATTATATCCTCAACCAGAGCATTCGGCCTTGCAACTATGAGCTCTCTTAGCGATATTACGCCTGAGAGCCTGTTGTTTTTGTCTACAACATACACGTAATATATGGTCTCCGCATCGGGAGCATGCTCTCTCAGGTGCTCTATGGCGTTGTATATAGTTATGTCTTTTCTGAGAGATACAAATTCGGTGGTCATTATGCCGCCGGCTGTATCTTCATCGTATACAAGCAGTTCCCTTATGTCTTCAGCATCCTCTGCATCCAGAAGGTTTATGAGCTCCAACCTTTTTTCCTCAGAAAGCTCAGCTAATATGTCGACCATGTTGTCAAGCGACATAAGCTCCAGCAGCTTTTTTTTGTGCTCACTTGTTAACAGCGAAAGTATCTTTGAAAACATGTCTGAATCGAGCTCGTCAAGTACCTTTGCGGCAAGCTCCCATGAAATAACCTGAAAAACCTTGTGCATTTTTTCTTCAGGGAGTTCCACCATCATTTCAGCTATGTCAGCGGGGTGCATTTCTTCAATGTACTCGTTCAGGTCTACGATTTTCTCACTGTCTATGAGCGCTTCAATTTCGACAAGCTTTTCCTCGAACAGCTCCTTGTCTTCCATGCACTCCCCTCCTTTTATTCCGCCTCTTTAGTCCTGCCTAAAGCCCAGGCTTCTTATGGCATTGTCCCTGTCTCTCCAGTTTTCCTTTACCTTAACCCACAGCTGCAGATTGACCTTTGAGCCAAGGAGCAATTCTATTTCTTCCCTTGCTGCCTTTCCTATGCCTTTTAGCTTTCTTCCGTTTTTACCTATTATTATGCCCTTGTGTGAGTCCCTCTCGCAGTATATGACCGCAGAAATATCTACAAGATCTTTTCCCGCCCTTGATTTTATCTGCTCTATGTCGACAGCTATCCCGTGGGGCACTTCCTTTTCAGTGTAGTTGAGTATTTTTTCCCTTATAATCTCTGATATAAGCACTCTTTCAGGCTGGTCCGTAACCATGTCATCAGGGAAATATTTCGGTCCCTGCGGCATATATCTTTTTATTACATCTATGAGCTTCTTCAAGTTGTTGTGCTTTAGCGCCGATATCGGTATTATCTCGTCGAAAATCCCAACCTTGTCATAACGCTTCACAAGCTCTATGAGCTCCTCTTTTGATATCTCATCAATCTTGTTTATAACAAGCACCTTTGGAGTCTTTACAGCTTTGAGGCTTTCGATTATCATCGAATCCCCTGCGCCCGTGTAAAGCGAACTGTCAACCATGAGCACCACCAGATCAACCTCGCCTAGCGTCTGGCTTGCAGCTTTCATCATGAACTCACCCAGCTTGTTTTTTGGCTTGTGCATTCCCGGGGTGTCTATAAAGACAACCTGGCTCTCGCTGTCTGAATAAACTGCTTGTATCCTGTTTCTTGTCGTCTGAGGCTTGTCGCTTATTATAGCAACCTTTTCCCCCACCACCGCGTTTATTGTAGTAGACTTCCCAACATTGGGCCTTCCTATAACACTAACAAATCCTGATTTAAAACTCACTATATCTCCTCCATAAGCTACTCTATATTAATTTTTGTAAATGCCTTTGGCAAAAGCTCGCTTATCTTGAAAACCTCCAAGTCCACCTCGCCTGTTCCTACTATTATGTCTATGTCCTCACCGAACTCGACTATTACCTGCCTGCATATTCCGCACGGGAAAGTGCAGGTTTTTGAATCAGAAGCTATTGCTATTGCCTTGAAGCAAAGCTCACCCTCGGATACCGCTTTGACTATGGCAGTTCTTTCAGCGCAGCTTGTGGCTGCATAGCTTGCGCATTCCACGTTGCAGCCCAAGTAAACTTTTCCGCTGCTGGTAAGCAGCGCAGCTCCTACCCTAAATCCGGAATATGGAGCATAAGCTCTATATTTTGCCTCCTGGGCAAGCTTCAAAAGTGTCTGATAATCCATATTACACCTCTTTCAAGCAGTCTTTATGCGAGTAGCTTGCACTATCTTAGAAGTTTGAACAATATGACTGTGATAAGTATCCCTATGGCAGCGCCTGCGACAGCCTCCATCCTGGTGTGTATGTTTGAATGCACCCTGCTTTCTGAAACTATAAGGGCTAATACAAAGGCCAACGCAGATGCAAGGAGCTTTTCCTCGGACATTGCTATTGCAGTTGCAACAGAAAATGCAACTGCTGAATGCCCGCTTGGAAATCCCCCCTTGATATAACTGCCTCTTTTGAAAAACAGCTTCAGCCCTATTACCAGGGCAATATTGATTGCAAGCGCTATAATCAAAATATTGATATCGATTTCAATAATACTGTCAAGTCCTGTAAGCGGAAGCGCCAGCAGCTTGTCAAAAAAAACAAGGTAGCCTATCGCTGCTGCATTTATTGCAGCCACCATTACAGCTGCGGCCGATACATCCTTTACAAATCCAGCCATTTCACTGTATTCGCTCGTAAAAAGATCCACGGCTTTTTCAATCGCCGTGTTTACCAGTTCAAGAGATATCACAAGTGATATTGAAAAAAGGACTGCAGCAATTTCAAGTTTAGACAAGCCAAGCAATATGCTGAGCATTACCGCAATAGCAGCCGCGAAAATATGTAGCCTGAGATTCCTCTCGCTCCTTAAGGCCACTATTATGCCCTTTATCGCATTGTCAAAGCTGCTTGAAATGCTTTTATTTTTCATTCATCTCCCTCACTATTCCCAGCGAAGAAAGAACCATCTCCTCTTTTCCCCGCATCTCCTTAGCTCTTTCATCATTGTCATGATCATAGCCCATCAGGTGGAACATGCTGTGGCACACAAGAAATGCAATCTCACGTTCGAAACTGTGGCCATATTCTCTGCTCTGCTCAAGAGCCCTTTCAAGCGATATTACTATGTCCCCCAGAAGGTTGTCCTCCAGGAACTCATCTTTTTCGTCCTTGCCTATAAGCGGAAAAGAGAGCACATCCGTCGGCCTGTCAATCCCCCTGAATTCGCTGTTTAATCTTTTTATCTCTTCATTGTCAACAAAAAGTATGCTGACTTCATAATGCGTTCCCCAGCCCTCATGTTTTAAAGATTCCTCAACAACAGACCTTATCTTGCCCTTGAGGTCTTCTTCAAATTTCACCTTATCCTGGGCATTTGTAATCTCAATATTCAAGATTGGACCTCCATAAAACTTGATTTTCTATTTCCGGTTTTCTATTTTTTTAAGGCCTTTCGTTCCTCAGCTATTTCGAATTTTTCATAGGCCTTTATTATCCTTTGTACAAGTTCATGCCTTACTACATCCTTTTCCGTAAGGATTGAAAAACCTATTCCCTTTACGTCTGAAAGCACCTGCTGGGCATGTACAAGGCCTGTCTTTTTGGATGAAGGCAAGTCAGTCTGCGTTATGTCTCCCGTCACAACGGCCTTTGAGCCAAACCCCAGCCTTGTCAAGAACATCTTCATCTGCTCTTTCGTGGTATTTTGAGCTTCATCGAGTATTATGAAAGCGTTGTCAAGCGTCCTGCCCCTCATGAAGGCAAGCGGAGCCACCTCTATCATTCCCTTTTCCATATATTTATTGAACCTGTCCGCCCCGAATATTTCAAAAAACGCATCATAAAGAGGCTTAAGATATGGATCTATTTTCTCCTTGAGATCTCCCGGAAGAAAACCCAGGCTTTCCCCCGCCTCAACCGCAGGCCTTGTAAGTATTATTCTGTTTATCTGCTCCGTTTTGAAAGCTCTTACAGCCATTGCTACTGCCAAATATGTCTTCCCCGTACCTGCCGGCCCAATACCGAAAGTTATGTCGTTGTTTTCGATGCTTTTTATATATTCCTTCTGCCCGAATGTCTTTGGCTTTATAGGATTGCCCTTGGCTCCTATTACTATTGTATCTTCAAGAAGCTCAGACGAACGCTTTTCATCGCCGTAGCCCTGCTTTATCATCTCGAGCGAATAGGCCACATTCTGCTGATTAAGGGACTCGCCCTTCTTTACAAGCCTGGAAAGGTCATCAATAAGCTTTTCTGCCTTGATTATAGCCTCTTCTTCCCCTATTATCACAGCATTGCCTTCCCTGAGGACTATGTGTATGCTGAGCGCATCCTCTATAAGCTTTATGTTCTGGTCAAATTCACCAAACAGCTCTCTCTGAAAATTTTCGTCGCTGATTTCCAGCTTTTTTTGCTCTACCAAAAATTTTCCTCCTTGTAGTTAAAAAATTTCCATAAATATTATAACATATATATTTTTTAAAAATCGTATATTTCCAATTTATTATTTTTCAAATCGGATTCTGGGTAGACATGTATTATAGCCTTTGTAAAGGAGATGTTATTATGGAAAAGACACTCGTTCTAATCAAACCCGACGGCGTGAGCCGCGGCCTTGTTGGTGAAATAATAAGGCGCTACGAAGCCCACATGCTCCATATCAGCGAAATGCAGCTTGTGCAGCCTACAGCCGAAATGCTGTGCGCTCACTACATAGAGCATGTTGATAAGGACTTCTTCTGCGAGCTTGTCGAATACATGAGCAGCGGCCCGGTGATTGCGCTTGTGCTCTGCGGCGAAAGCGCCATAAGCCTTGTCAGGAAGATAAACGGCTCCACAAACTTTATGAGCGCCGAGCTTGGAAGCATACGCGGCGACTTCGCCTCTTCAATCACCCAAAACCTCGTGCATGCCTCCGACTCCCAGTCGGGTTTCGAACGCGAGTACGATATCTGGTTTAAATCACTGTGAATACAGAAGATGTAAAAAGCTGCCTTACGGCAGCTTAATTTTTTTTCCTCATACTAATAGGTTTTGAGAGTATTTCCGAATATATTATGCCCCTGACTAAGTCTTCCCTTTGTTCAAAGAGCGTGATCCCTGATGAAATCTGGGAACTGCCGTATATAGGGTGACTTTCGTCGTACTCGTCAGATATTGCCGTCGCAGCAGGCCTTACTGGCTGCTTTTTTGGGGCAGACTTTGCCATTTTAGGAGGCTCAATAACTTCAACGGACACTCCCTCTGTGCGTGCTTGCTTTTCAAGCTGATACTGCTCCTGGACCTTCTGGGCTATATCCTTGAAGTAATCTTCAATCCCTTTGCCCGCAGGCTTTACCTTGCGGAGCTGCTGGGCCTTGGGCTTTTGTTGCATGCTGGCCTTTTTCTTTTTTCCCAAAATGTTGTTAATGATTATCAGGAAAATTATCCATAAAATACCATCCAAGTCATCACGCCCTTTTACTTCTTGTCTTCAGGCTTATCTGTTCTGCTTCCGGCTGTTCCTGAAATCGACTCCCTCATGATCGTGTCGGCCATTACATTCTTCATGTTGTAGTAGTCCATAACACCGAGATTGCCGCTTCTGAAAGCTTCAGCTATGGCAAGAGGCACCTGCGCCTCGGCTTCCACAACCTTCGCTCTCATCTCTTCGACCATAGCCTTCATTTCCTGCTCCTTGGCTATGGCCATGGCCCTTCTTTCTTCCGCCTTAGCCTGAGCTATCTTCTTGTCAGCCTCTGCCTGATCAGTCTGAAGCTGAGCTCCTATGTTTCTTCCAACATCCACATCGGCTATGTCTATGGAGAGAATTTCAAATGCCGTACCAGCGTCAAGACCCTTTTCAAGCACTGTCCTTGATATCCTGTCCGGATTTTCAAGCACCATCTTGTGAGTCTCGGCAGAGCCTACAGTTGTTACTATGCCCTCACCTACACGTGCAATTATAGTTTCTTCCCCGGCTCCTCCAACGAGTCTGCCTATGTTAGCCCTTACAGTCACTCTGGCGCGCGCTATTACCTCTATTCCATTTTTTGCAACTGCCGCAATCTTTGGTGTCTCTATTACCTTTGGATTTACGCTCACCTGCACAGCCTGAAGCACATCTCTTCCTGCCAGATCTATTGCGGCCGCTTGCTCAAAGCCAAGCTCTATGTTAGCCCTTTGCGCTGCAATCAGAGCATTTACAACGGAGTCCACATCCCCTCCTGCCAAATAGTGTGCCTCAAGCTTGTCTATGCTAAGATCAAGCCCAGCTTTTGTAGCCTTTATCATAGGACCTACTATTCTCGATGGGGCTACGCGCCTGAATCTCATGCCCACGAGTGTGAGTATCGAAACCTTTACACCTGAAAACAAGGCCGTAATCCACAGTCCTACAGGTATGAAGCTGAAAAACAGCGACAAAAATATGAGGATTATTCCAACTAATAGTATTGAACCTAAGTATGCCATTTATTCTTCCCCCTTTTTTCTGACTATTATTTTGCTTCCTTCGACCCGTATTACTTTAACCAATTCATCCTTCTGTATGAATTCGCCATCAGAGACAGCATCTAGTATATTGTTGTCTATCTCGATTTTGCCTGAAGGCCTCAGGAATGAAACTGCTCGTCCTTCTCTGTCGATATATTCAAGCATTTCCTTTGCAGGAATGAATCCCGACTCCTTGCTAAGGTTTGTATCAAGCAGCAGTGTCTTTGCCAGCTTTCGCTTTGGCAGTTTTTTAAATATTAACACAACTACCACAACAGTCAGCACTAGCGCTATGAGCATATAGACAAGTGCAAGTGTCAGCGAGCTGGAAGCCATGACTATGCTGAGCACCATACCTGCGATGCCAAGCACTCCGAAAACTCCAAAACCCGGCGCAGCAGCTTCCGCTATGAGCATGGCTATTCCTGCAATAAACAAAACAACTGAAAGCAAGTGTGCATTTCCCCCCATTATTGAGCCCATGAAAAAGAGAGAAAAGCCTATTATGCTAAGCAGCCCTCCGATTCCAAATCCGGGCGTAATGATTTCAACGACAAGCCCTATGAAACCAAGTGCAAGCAGGAGTGGCGCAACATATGAAGAGCTTATAATATTTATGAAGTCTTCAATGGGCGTTGATTCAACTACATTTTCGCTGAAGCTCTCTATGCCCAGGCTCCTGTAGACCTCTCCCCTTGATGAAGCCTTGCCGTCTATAAAGCCAAGCTTGAGTGCCTCTTCCGTAGTCAGATTGAGCAGCTTGCCCTTTTCAACCACTCCTTCGATTTCAATGTCCTTGTCCGCCATTGCCATCACAAGCTCAGTGTCCCTTCCCTTCTCCTCGGCGACAGTCTTGAGCTGTTTTTTCCAGTAGGATATATTCTTTTCAGTAGCCGGTATTGTCTCGGCCGAGCCAATCGTGGCACCTGGCGCCATGTAAATATTGTCGCATGATATGCTCACAAGCACTCCTGCTGAAATTGCCCTTTTGTTTATGTACGCAACAGTCTTAATATCGCTTTCGAGTATGACATCACTTATGTTTACTGCAGAATCGATCCTGCCGCCATATGTATCGATATCAAACAGCACAAGTGACGCTCCCTCCTCCTCCGCCTTGCTCAAGGAGCTCTTTATGTAGCTGAAAAGTCCGGGAGTTATTTCGCTTTTTACATTGATAACATATACTTTCTCTTTTTCCTGCGCAAATCCGGTGAAAGCGCTCGGAAGCGCCACCAAAATTGCAACAAGAAAAGCAATGCTGCATAAAAATAATCTTTTCATCCCCACCCTCTTTTCTTCATCGACTAGTTATTAATTGTGTTTATTTACAGCCATACCGACGGCTACATTTATAGAATTACCCTCATTTTCAGAAATTAAACTTATTCTGGAAATAAAACAAAGAGGCAAAACTAAGTTTGCCTCTTGCATCTATTGTAATAATTCTTTTGCTATTTCGTTTATGAGCTTTCCATCAGCTTTGCCCTTCAGCTTGGGCATCAAGGCGGCCATAAGCCTTCCCATGTCTTTCACCGATGAGGCTCCTGTTTCGCTTATAGTCTGCACAACTATGCTTTTTACTTCTTCTGCGCTCATTTGTTCCGGGAGATAAGATACCAAAACATCTATTTCTTTTTTAGTCTGATCTACAAGATCTTCCCTCTGAGCTTTTTCAAATTCAACAAGGGAATCTCTTCTTTGTTTCAGCTGCTTGGATATTGTGTCAATGACCTTATCGTCATCAGCCTCAACTCTGTTATCCACCTCGTACTGCTTTATTGCTGACCTTATAAGCGTAATTACAGATTTCTTAAGATTGTCCTTGTCTTTCATGGACTGCTTTAAGTCGTCCATTAGCTGGTCTTTAAGGGCCATTTTTATTCACCTCTTACAAGACTATTTGCTTTTCTTTTTTCTTCCGGCCTTTAGTTTCTTACGCTTCTCACTAGGCTTTTCGTAATGTTCTCTTTTTCTTATCTCAGACAGTATACCAGATGTAGCACATTCACGTTTAAATCTTCTAAGAGCGCTATCTAAAGTCTCATTCTCTTTGATTTTTATTTCTGCTGGCATTCTCTTCCCTCCCTCCATTACTAACAATACTGCTTCAATTATAGCATTGAATAAGCTGTGAAAATTGATGAATTCCGTACCTAGTCATTATAATACAAATCATGTACTTCTTCAACCCTTTTTTAACCTGGAGGCCATGTAAGGTTTCTTCCGGCAAGCACGTGATAGTGGAGATGGTCGACCTCCTGGCCGCCGTTTTTGCCGCAGTTTATTACGACCCTGAAACCGTCGGCAGCTATACCCTCGTCAATTGCAATCTTTTGTATTACAGAGCAAATGTGGGCTGTTATGTCCATATCCTCGGCCGGTATGTCCATTATGCTGACATAATGCTTTTTGGGCACGACCAGTATGTGTAGGGGCGCCACTGGCTTTATATCCCTGAAAGCCAAGACCTTTTCATCCTCATACACCTTGTTTGAAGGAATTTCTCCGCTTGCTATCTTGCAAAAAATGCAGCTGTTCACAAAAGCCACCTCCCAAATTATTTTGTTGTATACTCTTGCTTTATTATTCCATGTATATGCTCGCCCTTTACTTCACTTAGCTCAATCTTCTGCATACTGCCTTCAATGTCCGTCACGCTGCTTGCACACACCTTGACATAATTGGAGGTATGCCCTTCGAAAATGCCCTCGCC
Coding sequences within it:
- the recO gene encoding DNA repair protein RecO, producing MFIETDAVVLKNIRYSDSDSILILFTKKLGKVSAIAKGSRRSNSKLLACSQPFTYGSYMLYKSSSMFNISQCDVKDTFFDISKDLKTLSYASYVLNLTKNVVVENQTNNRLFALLLKTLYCYAYKEYDFEYVTRLFELKYLDYIGYRPEVTKCVSCGSKDGIGNLIQPENGSCICSDCASEGQPHMRIDPTTLELMRYITGSEFNICVKAKVSPFIVGQLKKVLRLCLRANVDGYEEQTTY
- a CDS encoding NfeD family protein, translated to MKRLFLCSIAFLVAILVALPSAFTGFAQEKEKVYVINVKSEITPGLFSYIKSSLSKAEEEGASLVLFDIDTYGGRIDSAVNISDVILESDIKTVAYINKRAISAGVLVSISCDNIYMAPGATIGSAETIPATEKNISYWKKQLKTVAEEKGRDTELVMAMADKDIEIEGVVEKGKLLNLTTEEALKLGFIDGKASSRGEVYRSLGIESFSENVVESTPIEDFINIISSSYVAPLLLALGFIGLVVEIITPGFGIGGLLSIIGFSLFFMGSIMGGNAHLLSVVLFIAGIAMLIAEAAAPGFGVFGVLGIAGMVLSIVMASSSLTLALVYMLIALVLTVVVVVLIFKKLPKRKLAKTLLLDTNLSKESGFIPAKEMLEYIDREGRAVSFLRPSGKIEIDNNILDAVSDGEFIQKDELVKVIRVEGSKIIVRKKGEE
- the ndk gene encoding nucleoside-diphosphate kinase produces the protein MEKTLVLIKPDGVSRGLVGEIIRRYEAHMLHISEMQLVQPTAEMLCAHYIEHVDKDFFCELVEYMSSGPVIALVLCGESAISLVRKINGSTNFMSAELGSIRGDFASSITQNLVHASDSQSGFEREYDIWFKSL
- the ybeY gene encoding rRNA maturation RNase YbeY gives rise to the protein MNIEITNAQDKVKFEEDLKGKIRSVVEESLKHEGWGTHYEVSILFVDNEEIKRLNSEFRGIDRPTDVLSFPLIGKDEKDEFLEDNLLGDIVISLERALEQSREYGHSFEREIAFLVCHSMFHLMGYDHDNDERAKEMRGKEEMVLSSLGIVREMNEK
- the mgtE gene encoding magnesium transporter — protein: MEDKELFEEKLVEIEALIDSEKIVDLNEYIEEMHPADIAEMMVELPEEKMHKVFQVISWELAAKVLDELDSDMFSKILSLLTSEHKKKLLELMSLDNMVDILAELSEEKRLELINLLDAEDAEDIRELLVYDEDTAGGIMTTEFVSLRKDITIYNAIEHLREHAPDAETIYYVYVVDKNNRLSGVISLRELIVARPNALVEDIMSESIIYVNINDDQEEVARVVKKYDLLAIPVTDTNGRLRGIITFDDIMDVLEEEATEDIYKFAGTMEAEAELYEEDKISIRIFSSVKARLPWLIVTLFGGIMSATILSRYEDTLNSYAAVAFFMPLLTGMGGNVGTQSSTLTVRGLATGNVDAGKSLRTIFQEMSVGVCVGTICSLLVCAVAFFWMNNIRLGIVVGISMAANMITAATIGTVVPILFKKWGIDPAVASAPFISTALDITGITIYFTLTTLILLQA
- the era gene encoding GTPase Era translates to MSFKSGFVSVIGRPNVGKSTTINAVVGEKVAIISDKPQTTRNRIQAVYSDSESQVVFIDTPGMHKPKNKLGEFMMKAASQTLGEVDLVVLMVDSSLYTGAGDSMIIESLKAVKTPKVLVINKIDEISKEELIELVKRYDKVGIFDEIIPISALKHNNLKKLIDVIKRYMPQGPKYFPDDMVTDQPERVLISEIIREKILNYTEKEVPHGIAVDIEQIKSRAGKDLVDISAVIYCERDSHKGIIIGKNGRKLKGIGKAAREEIELLLGSKVNLQLWVKVKENWRDRDNAIRSLGFRQD
- the cdd gene encoding cytidine deaminase, which translates into the protein MDYQTLLKLAQEAKYRAYAPYSGFRVGAALLTSSGKVYLGCNVECASYAATSCAERTAIVKAVSEGELCFKAIAIASDSKTCTFPCGICRQVIVEFGEDIDIIVGTGEVDLEVFKISELLPKAFTKINIE
- a CDS encoding diacylglycerol kinase, yielding MKNKSISSSFDNAIKGIIVALRSERNLRLHIFAAAIAVMLSILLGLSKLEIAAVLFSISLVISLELVNTAIEKAVDLFTSEYSEMAGFVKDVSAAAVMVAAINAAAIGYLVFFDKLLALPLTGLDSIIEIDINILIIALAINIALVIGLKLFFKRGSYIKGGFPSGHSAVAFSVATAIAMSEEKLLASALAFVLALIVSESRVHSNIHTRMEAVAGAAIGILITVILFKLLR
- a CDS encoding DUF4342 domain-containing protein — its product is MDNEITLEKIDRIVERTGASYEEARNALSSAEGDVIEAIIALEKKGSKGKFEDMNAKISEKSGEAIDKLKEVLEKGNVTRVILEKDGDVLLNLPVTIGALGLILAPIAAMIGVSAAVFAKYKIKIVKDDGEVVDLNDMTEEKICEMKEKMNLGKKSEECSEEEKAEEEKKEESEKDKE
- the floA gene encoding flotillin-like protein FloA (flotillin-like protein involved in membrane lipid rafts), which codes for MAYLGSILLVGIILIFLSLFFSFIPVGLWITALFSGVKVSILTLVGMRFRRVAPSRIVGPMIKATKAGLDLSIDKLEAHYLAGGDVDSVVNALIAAQRANIELGFEQAAAIDLAGRDVLQAVQVSVNPKVIETPKIAAVAKNGIEVIARARVTVRANIGRLVGGAGEETIIARVGEGIVTTVGSAETHKMVLENPDRISRTVLEKGLDAGTAFEILSIDIADVDVGRNIGAQLQTDQAEADKKIAQAKAEERRAMAIAKEQEMKAMVEEMRAKVVEAEAQVPLAIAEAFRSGNLGVMDYYNMKNVMADTIMRESISGTAGSRTDKPEDKK
- a CDS encoding helix-turn-helix transcriptional regulator, which gives rise to MIKIQLTDRQLKIIEIVKQSGPITSEQIATLLSVTRATLRPDLAILTMSGILDARPKVGYFYVGIDENNLIAKKLRSKKVEDLMSLPVVVGEEATVYDTIVTIFLEDTGSVFVTDGGFLTGVVSRKDLLKNAIGGIDINKIPVGIIMTRRPNIVMAFPDENISDVARKIIEHEVDSVPVVEHVKREDGKEGYKILGKISKINIARFFVELAGE
- a CDS encoding PhoH family protein — encoded protein: MVEQKKLEISDENFQRELFGEFDQNIKLIEDALSIHIVLREGNAVIIGEEEAIIKAEKLIDDLSRLVKKGESLNQQNVAYSLEMIKQGYGDEKRSSELLEDTIVIGAKGNPIKPKTFGQKEYIKSIENNDITFGIGPAGTGKTYLAVAMAVRAFKTEQINRIILTRPAVEAGESLGFLPGDLKEKIDPYLKPLYDAFFEIFGADRFNKYMEKGMIEVAPLAFMRGRTLDNAFIILDEAQNTTKEQMKMFLTRLGFGSKAVVTGDITQTDLPSSKKTGLVHAQQVLSDVKGIGFSILTEKDVVRHELVQRIIKAYEKFEIAEERKALKK